AAATTCAACATCATCTTTAAATCTCATTTTACTTGTACTAAATACCACATGTATATAATTCTCAGTATTAGTTATTATTTCTGCTGACTGATATTCGCCTATAATACTCTCTATCTTCAATTTCGATTTCGACTTATCTTCTATATATAAGAGTGGCGCAACTTGCTTTTCTTCGGTTTTTGCTTGAGATGACACTGCATTTGGAGAACTTGGCATTTTTGCAAGTTTGCCATTATTTACGCCTAAATTTCTTGGCATAGTATTATTTTTTATAAACATCAAACATACAATAATTCCTAGTATAATCAGTACTATTTTAAGCTTCATACACACCATGCTCCTTCTATTTTCTCTAATTTATTGCATTTGAAATTCTCAATCAAGACTAAACGTTACTTACTTTTATGCCCGGTTTTAAATGCTCTAAAATAAATCATAATTGTAACTTCTAAATATATTTTTTACAATTATTATATCATATTGCTATTCTATTTTTGAATTAGATTCAAAATCATCACTAAAAAAGCTCCTTATATCTTTGGCTAATAGTTTAGGCTCATCGTAATGAATCATATGTCCAGCATTTTCATATGCTTTAACTACTAAATCAAATTTAGATCTAAATTCGTTTATTTGTAATTCTCGACACTCAACTAGTTCAAATGGTTGTTTAGAATATATAAGTAATACGGGTACGTTTGTTTTTTCAAAT
This region of Tissierellales bacterium genomic DNA includes:
- a CDS encoding DUF1499 domain-containing protein, translated to MKLKIVLIILGIIVCLMFIKNNTMPRNLGVNNGKLAKMPSSPNAVSSQAKTEEKQVAPLLYIEDKSKSKLKIESIIGEYQSAEIITNTENYIHVVFSTSKMRFKDDVEFYFDDENKVVHYRSASRIGYSDMGMNRARYDEVADKYGN